A section of the Serratia liquefaciens ATCC 27592 genome encodes:
- the surE gene encoding 5'/3'-nucleotidase SurE: MRILLSNDDGVTAPGIQVLAAALREFAEVQVVAPDRNRSGSSNALTLESPLRTLTMPNGDIAVQQGTPTDCVYLGVNALMQPAPDIVVSGINAGPNLGDDVIYSGTVAAAMEGRHLGLPALAVSLNGHQHYATAAAITCRVLRALLREPLRTGKILNINVPDLPLGEIKGIRVTRCGSRHPADKVFCQQDPRGQNLYWIGPPGDKFDVGPDTDFAAVEQGYVAITPLQVDLTAYAAQDVVKTWLTKAGVGGEW; the protein is encoded by the coding sequence ATGCGGATATTGCTGAGTAATGACGACGGTGTTACCGCCCCAGGCATTCAGGTGCTGGCGGCAGCGCTGCGAGAGTTTGCTGAGGTGCAGGTTGTGGCACCCGATCGTAACCGCAGCGGTTCTTCCAATGCGCTGACGTTGGAATCCCCATTGCGCACCCTGACGATGCCCAATGGGGATATCGCCGTACAGCAAGGAACACCGACCGATTGCGTATACCTGGGAGTGAATGCCCTGATGCAACCTGCGCCGGATATCGTGGTTTCCGGTATCAATGCCGGCCCCAATCTGGGCGATGACGTGATCTACTCCGGCACCGTGGCTGCCGCCATGGAAGGGCGCCATTTGGGCTTGCCTGCGCTAGCCGTGTCGTTGAACGGCCATCAGCATTATGCTACCGCGGCGGCGATCACCTGCCGGGTGCTGCGTGCCCTGTTGCGTGAACCGTTACGCACTGGAAAAATTCTGAATATCAACGTGCCGGATTTGCCGTTGGGCGAGATCAAAGGCATTCGCGTGACCCGCTGCGGCAGTCGCCATCCGGCCGACAAAGTGTTCTGCCAACAGGATCCTCGTGGGCAAAACCTTTACTGGATTGGGCCTCCGGGTGATAAGTTTGATGTCGGGCCGGACACGGATTTCGCTGCGGTAGAACAGGGTTATGTCGCGATTACACCCTTGCAGGTGGATTTGACCGCTTATGCGGCCCAGGATGTAGTAAAAACGTGGTTAACCAAAGCAGGGGTTGGCGGGGAATGGTGA
- a CDS encoding basic amino acid ABC transporter substrate-binding protein: MFKSLVVIGACLAATLSASVLAAEPTYVVGSGGTYRPFEFENSSKQLEGFDIDIIKAVAKAENFQVKLVNTPWEGIFATLNSGDRDIIISGITITDKRKQMVDFSVPYFPAEQAIVVPKDSGVDSIAALKALKVGVVNSSTGDIVVSDVLGKNNTAIKRFDNTPLMLQELYEDGIGAAVGDVGVAKFYIKTHPEKEFKLVSDAKFERQYFGIAVAKGNDELRGKINAGLKKIIADGTYAKIYQTWFDSNVPTLPAE, encoded by the coding sequence ATGTTTAAATCTTTAGTTGTGATTGGCGCCTGTCTGGCTGCCACCCTGTCGGCCTCCGTCCTGGCGGCTGAACCTACCTACGTCGTCGGCTCTGGCGGCACCTACCGTCCGTTCGAATTCGAAAACAGCAGCAAACAGCTGGAAGGCTTTGATATCGATATCATCAAGGCGGTAGCCAAGGCCGAGAACTTTCAGGTCAAACTGGTGAATACGCCGTGGGAAGGTATTTTCGCCACGCTGAACTCCGGCGATCGCGACATCATTATTTCCGGCATCACCATTACCGATAAACGCAAACAAATGGTTGATTTCTCTGTACCTTACTTCCCGGCAGAGCAGGCTATCGTGGTCCCCAAAGACTCTGGCGTAGACTCGATTGCCGCCTTGAAAGCGCTGAAGGTCGGCGTAGTCAACTCCAGCACCGGCGACATCGTGGTGTCCGACGTGTTAGGCAAAAACAACACCGCCATCAAACGTTTCGACAATACCCCGTTAATGCTGCAAGAGCTGTATGAAGACGGTATCGGCGCGGCCGTGGGCGACGTCGGCGTGGCCAAGTTCTATATCAAAACCCATCCGGAAAAAGAGTTCAAACTGGTGTCCGATGCCAAATTCGAACGTCAGTATTTCGGTATCGCCGTGGCCAAAGGCAATGACGAACTGCGCGGCAAAATCAACGCCGGCCTGAAGAAAATCATCGCCGACGGCACCTACGCCAAAATCTACCAGACCTGGTTTGACAGCAACGTCCCCACGCTGCCCGCCGAATAA
- the ispF gene encoding 2-C-methyl-D-erythritol 2,4-cyclodiphosphate synthase, with amino-acid sequence MRIGHGFDVHKFGGEGPLVIGGVRIPYEKGLLAHSDGDVALHAATDALLGAAALGDIGKLFPDTDPAFKGADSRELLREAWKRIRAKGYRLGNLDITIIAQAPKMAPHIPQMRIFLAEDLQCHMDDVNVKATTTEQLGFTGRGEGIACEAVALLIKE; translated from the coding sequence ATGCGTATCGGCCACGGTTTTGACGTACATAAATTTGGCGGCGAAGGCCCGTTGGTGATCGGTGGCGTTCGTATTCCTTATGAAAAAGGTTTGCTGGCCCACTCTGATGGCGACGTAGCACTGCACGCCGCGACCGATGCCCTGCTGGGCGCGGCAGCGCTGGGGGATATCGGCAAGCTGTTCCCGGATACTGACCCGGCCTTCAAAGGTGCCGATAGCCGCGAGTTGTTGCGCGAAGCCTGGAAACGCATCCGCGCCAAGGGCTATCGTCTGGGCAACCTGGACATCACTATTATTGCCCAGGCCCCTAAGATGGCACCGCATATCCCGCAGATGCGCATTTTCCTGGCGGAAGACCTGCAATGCCATATGGACGACGTTAACGTTAAGGCTACCACCACCGAACAACTCGGTTTCACCGGGCGTGGTGAGGGTATTGCCTGCGAAGCGGTTGCCTTGTTGATCAAGGAATAA
- the ftsB gene encoding cell division protein FtsB: MGKLTLLLLALLGWLQYSLWLGKNGIHDYVRVNEDVALQQGSNAKLKARNDQLFAEIDDLNGGQEAIEERARNELSMIKPGETFYRLVPDQSRRNAASASQNNLQK; this comes from the coding sequence ATGGGAAAACTTACGCTGCTATTGCTGGCATTGCTCGGTTGGTTACAGTATTCACTGTGGCTGGGCAAAAATGGTATTCACGATTACGTGCGGGTCAATGAGGATGTTGCGCTCCAACAGGGCAGCAATGCCAAATTGAAAGCGCGTAACGATCAGCTGTTCGCCGAAATCGACGATTTGAACGGCGGTCAGGAAGCGATCGAAGAGCGTGCGCGCAATGAGCTGAGCATGATTAAGCCCGGTGAGACTTTCTATCGTCTGGTTCCTGACCAATCCAGACGCAACGCGGCGTCCGCCTCGCAAAATAACCTACAAAAGTAA
- a CDS encoding amino acid ABC transporter permease codes for MEGAWMTIKCTIICVILGTTWGLILGLGRLAQAPHGIWKPILHYGVQWPVRIYISAFRGTPLFVQIMVVHFALVPLFINPRDGLLVTSGLMSTDFARALRSDYGAFLSCVVAITLNAGAYVSEIFRAGIQSIDRGQMEASRSLGMSYGKTMRKVILPQAFRRMLPPLGNNAIAIVKDSSLASAIGLADLAYAARTVSGAYATYWEPYLTISLVYWVLTFLLSLMVQHMEKRFGKSDSRT; via the coding sequence ATGGAAGGCGCCTGGATGACCATTAAATGCACCATTATCTGCGTGATACTGGGCACCACCTGGGGGCTGATCCTCGGGCTCGGCCGTCTGGCGCAGGCACCACACGGCATCTGGAAACCGATACTGCATTATGGCGTTCAGTGGCCGGTGCGCATCTACATCAGCGCCTTCCGCGGTACGCCGCTGTTTGTCCAGATTATGGTGGTGCATTTCGCGCTGGTACCGCTGTTTATCAACCCACGTGACGGTCTGCTGGTCACCAGCGGCCTGATGAGCACCGATTTCGCCCGCGCGTTGCGCTCCGATTACGGCGCATTTCTCTCCTGCGTGGTGGCGATTACGCTGAACGCGGGTGCATACGTCTCGGAAATTTTCCGCGCCGGCATTCAGTCTATCGATCGCGGTCAGATGGAAGCTTCGCGTTCGCTGGGCATGAGCTACGGCAAAACCATGCGCAAAGTGATCCTGCCGCAGGCGTTTCGCCGCATGCTGCCGCCGCTGGGCAACAATGCCATTGCCATCGTCAAAGACTCTTCGCTGGCCTCCGCCATCGGTCTTGCCGATCTGGCCTATGCCGCCCGCACGGTTTCCGGCGCCTATGCCACCTATTGGGAGCCCTACCTGACCATTTCGCTGGTCTATTGGGTCCTCACCTTCCTGCTTTCGCTGATGGTGCAACACATGGAAAAGAGGTTCGGGAAAAGTGATTCGCGTACATAA
- the cysN gene encoding sulfate adenylyltransferase subunit CysN yields MNNAIAQQIAEQGGVESYLHAQQHKSLLRFLTCGSVDDGKSTLIGRLLHDTRQIYEDQLSTLHSDSKRIGTQGEKLDLALLVDGLQAEREQGITIDVAYRYFSTEKRKFIIADTPGHEQYTRNMATGASTCDLAILLIDARKGVLDQTRRHSFIATLLGIRHLVVAVNKMDLVDYQESVFEQFKQDYLTFAQQLPNDLDIKFVPLSALDGDNVASESAQMPWYSGPTLLQVLESVDVISERETQPLRFPVQYVNRPNLDFRGYAGTLSAGVVRVGQRVKVLPSGVESTVARIVTFDGDLQEAVPGEAITLVLADEVDISRGDLLVDAGETLKAAQSALVDVVWMAEKPLLPGQSYDIKVAGKKTRARVEGIRHQVEINSLAQHQADTLPLNGIGLVELTFDEPLVLDSYQRNHDTGGLIFIDRLSNVTVGAGLIRETLQDAQASAGDFSAFELELNALVRKHFPHWGARDLIGGK; encoded by the coding sequence ATGAACAATGCAATTGCACAACAAATCGCTGAGCAGGGTGGGGTCGAATCTTACCTGCATGCGCAGCAACACAAAAGCCTGTTACGGTTCCTGACCTGCGGCAGCGTCGATGACGGCAAAAGTACCCTGATAGGCCGCTTGCTGCATGATACCCGTCAGATCTACGAAGATCAGCTGTCTACGCTGCACAGCGACAGCAAACGCATCGGCACCCAGGGCGAGAAACTGGATTTGGCGCTGCTGGTCGATGGCCTACAGGCCGAGCGTGAGCAGGGCATTACCATCGACGTAGCCTATCGCTATTTCTCGACCGAAAAGCGCAAATTTATTATTGCCGATACGCCGGGGCATGAGCAGTACACCCGCAATATGGCGACCGGGGCCTCGACCTGCGATCTGGCGATCCTGTTGATCGACGCACGCAAAGGGGTGCTGGATCAAACCCGGAGGCACAGTTTTATCGCCACGCTGTTGGGCATTCGCCATCTGGTGGTGGCGGTCAATAAAATGGACCTGGTAGATTACCAAGAGTCGGTGTTCGAACAGTTTAAACAGGATTATCTGACCTTCGCCCAACAGTTGCCGAACGATCTGGACATCAAGTTTGTGCCTTTGTCGGCGCTGGATGGCGACAACGTGGCCAGTGAAAGCGCCCAGATGCCTTGGTACAGCGGCCCGACGCTGCTGCAGGTGCTGGAGAGCGTGGATGTGATCAGCGAACGCGAGACGCAACCGCTGCGTTTCCCGGTGCAGTATGTCAACCGTCCTAACCTGGATTTCCGGGGCTATGCGGGCACGTTGTCCGCGGGTGTGGTGCGCGTCGGACAACGCGTGAAGGTATTGCCTTCCGGCGTGGAATCTACCGTAGCGCGTATTGTGACCTTTGATGGCGATCTGCAGGAAGCGGTGCCGGGCGAGGCGATCACGCTGGTGCTGGCAGATGAAGTGGATATTAGCCGCGGCGATCTGCTGGTCGATGCTGGGGAAACCCTGAAAGCGGCGCAAAGCGCGCTGGTGGACGTGGTGTGGATGGCTGAAAAACCACTGTTGCCGGGCCAAAGCTATGACATCAAAGTGGCTGGCAAAAAGACCCGTGCGCGGGTAGAAGGCATACGCCACCAGGTGGAAATCAACTCGCTGGCGCAGCATCAGGCGGACACTTTACCGCTCAATGGTATCGGTCTGGTCGAACTGACCTTCGATGAACCGCTGGTGCTGGACAGCTATCAACGCAACCACGATACCGGTGGGCTGATCTTTATCGATCGCCTGAGCAACGTCACCGTGGGTGCTGGCTTGATCCGCGAAACCTTGCAGGACGCTCAGGCATCAGCCGGCGACTTCAGCGCATTTGAACTGGAACTGAATGCTCTGGTGCGTAAACACTTCCCACATTGGGGCGCGCGCGACCTGATTGGGGGAAAATAA
- the truD gene encoding tRNA pseudouridine(13) synthase TruD: protein MDMANLTWLHGQPQSTGVLKANPEDFVVVEDLGFEPDGEGEHVLVNIRKNGCNTQFVADYLARFAGIHARSVSYAGLKDRHAVTEQWFCLHLPGKETPDFTQFSLEGCEVLASARHLRKMRIGTLKGNAFTLVLRHISDRQDVEQRLQAIETGGVPNYFGSQRFGRGGNNLVMARRWANDEIRVKERSKRSFYLSASRSALFNLIASRRLANQQQHTVLEGDALQLSGRGSWFVAKPEELEALQQRLEAGELMITAPLPGDGEPGTAGEALSFEQQCLLEQPELMSLLKRERVDPARRALLLQPKDMQWDWWDDATVELRFWLPAGSFATSVVREIMRQDSSDADISE from the coding sequence ATGGATATGGCTAACCTGACCTGGCTGCATGGCCAGCCGCAAAGCACCGGCGTGCTGAAGGCCAACCCGGAAGATTTCGTGGTGGTGGAAGACCTGGGCTTTGAGCCGGATGGCGAAGGCGAACACGTGCTGGTGAACATCCGCAAAAACGGTTGTAACACCCAGTTCGTCGCCGATTACCTGGCGCGCTTTGCCGGTATTCATGCCCGCTCCGTCAGCTACGCGGGCTTAAAAGATCGTCATGCGGTAACCGAACAGTGGTTCTGTTTGCATCTGCCAGGGAAAGAGACGCCGGACTTTACCCAGTTCTCACTGGAAGGCTGTGAAGTGCTGGCCAGCGCCCGGCACCTGCGCAAAATGCGGATTGGCACCTTGAAAGGCAATGCCTTTACTCTGGTGCTGCGTCATATCTCCGATCGTCAGGATGTAGAACAACGTCTGCAGGCGATTGAGACCGGCGGTGTACCGAATTACTTCGGCAGTCAGCGCTTTGGGCGCGGCGGTAACAACCTGGTGATGGCGCGACGTTGGGCGAATGACGAGATCCGGGTGAAAGAACGCAGCAAGCGTAGCTTTTATCTTTCTGCCAGTCGCAGCGCGCTGTTTAACCTGATCGCCAGCCGGCGATTGGCCAATCAGCAGCAACATACCGTGCTGGAAGGGGATGCCCTTCAACTTAGCGGTCGTGGCAGTTGGTTTGTTGCCAAACCGGAAGAGCTGGAAGCGTTGCAGCAACGCCTGGAAGCCGGTGAGCTGATGATCACCGCTCCTTTACCCGGTGATGGCGAACCGGGCACCGCCGGGGAAGCGTTGAGCTTTGAACAGCAGTGTCTGCTGGAACAGCCGGAGCTGATGTCGCTTTTAAAGCGCGAACGCGTAGATCCGGCCCGCCGAGCCTTGCTGTTACAGCCGAAAGATATGCAGTGGGACTGGTGGGACGATGCCACCGTCGAACTGCGTTTCTGGCTGCCGGCCGGCAGTTTCGCCACCAGCGTGGTGCGCGAAATTATGCGGCAGGACAGTAGCGATGCGGATATTAGCGAGTAA
- the cysC gene encoding adenylyl-sulfate kinase: protein MTDAQLRPTGPDDDNVVWHPHAVTRADREVRNGHKGVVLWFTGLSGSGKSTVAGALEQALHAHGVSTYLLDGDNVRHGLCRDLGFSDDDRRENIRRVGEVAKLMVDAGLVVLTAFISPHRAERQMVRELLDEDRFIEVFVDTPLAVCEVRDPKGLYKKARAGELRNFTGIDSVYEAPQRPDIHLDGQQLVTNLIAQLLDVLRGRAIIKP from the coding sequence GTGACCGACGCTCAACTGCGGCCGACCGGGCCGGATGATGACAACGTGGTCTGGCATCCGCATGCGGTAACGCGTGCGGATCGCGAAGTCCGCAACGGCCACAAAGGCGTGGTGCTGTGGTTTACCGGGCTGTCCGGCTCGGGCAAATCTACCGTCGCCGGCGCGCTGGAACAGGCACTGCACGCCCATGGTGTCAGCACCTATCTGCTGGATGGCGACAACGTGCGTCACGGCCTGTGCCGCGACCTCGGTTTTTCCGACGACGACCGGCGCGAAAATATTCGTCGCGTGGGCGAAGTGGCGAAACTGATGGTGGACGCCGGCCTGGTGGTGTTGACCGCTTTCATTTCCCCACATCGCGCCGAACGGCAGATGGTGCGTGAACTGCTGGATGAAGATCGTTTCATCGAGGTGTTTGTCGACACGCCGTTGGCGGTTTGTGAAGTGCGCGATCCGAAAGGATTGTACAAAAAAGCCCGTGCCGGCGAGCTGCGTAATTTCACCGGTATCGACTCGGTTTACGAGGCGCCACAACGGCCGGATATTCACCTTGATGGCCAACAATTGGTAACAAATTTGATTGCGCAATTGTTAGACGTGCTGCGTGGTCGGGCTATTATCAAACCCTGA
- the cysG gene encoding siroheme synthase CysG, with the protein MDYLPIFADLKQRPVLVVGGGEVAARKVDLLLRAGAEIRIVAQSLSPILEELHQQGRIHWQGQAFAAQQLDEVFLVIAATDDSALNAEVFAEADKRRVLANVVDDQPRCSFIFPSIIDRSPLVVAVSSSGQAPVLARMLREKLEALLPASLGQMAEVAGRWRGQVKQRLNAIGERRRFWEKTFGGRFATLVANGQSAQAERQLEQDLQQFAQDGEGTQGEIALVGAGPGDVGLLTLRGLQVMQQADVVLYDHLVSDEILDLVRRDAERICVGKRAGAHSVIQEETNRLLVELAQQGKRVVRLKGGDPFIFGRGGEELQVAAAAGIPFQVVPGVTAAAGATAYAGIPLTHRDHAQSVTFITGHCRPDGDGLDWADLARARQTLAIYMGTMKAADISQRLIAHGRAATTPVAVISRGTRADQLVQTGTLQQLEKLAQQAPLPALLVIGEVVELHHQIAWFGHQPQTEGASRPAVVNLA; encoded by the coding sequence GTGGACTATCTACCTATATTTGCCGACCTGAAACAACGCCCGGTGTTGGTCGTTGGCGGCGGCGAAGTGGCTGCGCGCAAAGTGGATCTTCTCCTGCGCGCCGGGGCTGAAATACGGATAGTTGCGCAGTCACTCTCACCCATACTCGAAGAACTGCATCAGCAGGGGCGCATCCACTGGCAGGGGCAGGCTTTTGCCGCTCAGCAACTGGATGAGGTGTTCCTGGTGATTGCCGCAACCGACGACAGCGCGCTGAATGCCGAGGTGTTTGCCGAAGCGGATAAACGCCGGGTGCTGGCTAACGTGGTCGACGATCAGCCGCGCTGCTCGTTCATCTTTCCGTCGATTATCGATCGTTCACCGCTGGTGGTTGCCGTCTCTTCCAGCGGCCAGGCACCGGTGCTGGCACGTATGCTGCGTGAAAAACTCGAAGCTTTGTTGCCCGCCAGCCTGGGGCAGATGGCGGAGGTGGCCGGGCGTTGGCGCGGCCAGGTAAAACAGCGACTGAATGCGATCGGGGAACGTCGTCGCTTCTGGGAAAAAACATTCGGCGGACGTTTTGCCACGCTGGTGGCCAATGGCCAGTCCGCACAGGCCGAGCGGCAGTTGGAGCAGGATTTACAGCAGTTTGCCCAGGACGGCGAAGGCACCCAGGGCGAAATTGCGCTGGTGGGCGCAGGGCCGGGCGACGTGGGGTTATTGACCCTGCGCGGGCTACAGGTGATGCAGCAGGCCGATGTGGTGCTCTACGACCATCTGGTCAGCGATGAGATTCTGGATCTGGTGCGTCGCGATGCCGAGCGCATCTGCGTGGGCAAACGTGCCGGAGCACACTCGGTGATCCAGGAAGAAACCAACCGCCTGTTGGTGGAACTGGCGCAGCAGGGCAAGCGCGTGGTGCGATTGAAAGGCGGAGATCCCTTTATCTTTGGCCGCGGCGGCGAAGAGCTGCAGGTGGCCGCCGCTGCGGGCATTCCGTTCCAGGTGGTGCCGGGCGTTACCGCGGCGGCCGGCGCAACGGCCTATGCCGGCATTCCGCTGACGCACCGCGATCATGCGCAGAGCGTGACTTTTATTACCGGCCACTGTCGTCCCGACGGTGACGGGCTGGACTGGGCAGACTTGGCGCGAGCGCGTCAGACTCTGGCTATCTACATGGGCACCATGAAGGCGGCGGACATCAGCCAGCGCCTGATAGCCCACGGACGCGCGGCCACCACGCCGGTGGCGGTGATTAGCCGCGGCACGCGTGCGGATCAGCTGGTGCAAACCGGCACGCTGCAACAGCTTGAAAAATTGGCTCAACAGGCACCTTTGCCGGCGCTGCTGGTGATCGGCGAAGTGGTAGAGCTGCATCATCAAATTGCCTGGTTTGGGCATCAACCGCAGACGGAAGGGGCATCGCGGCCCGCCGTCGTGAATTTGGCTTAA
- a CDS encoding DUF3561 family protein: MQNVSPILIDANQEKEEPSYSFLGGVCGFVFYWLAFAVPFLVYGSNTLFFLLYTWPFFLALMPVSVLIGITLSMLLRGRLIFTLLLTGTIVLCLFWLVFSFLTGW, translated from the coding sequence ATGCAAAATGTCTCGCCTATCTTGATTGACGCAAACCAGGAGAAAGAGGAGCCCTCTTATTCTTTCCTGGGCGGTGTCTGCGGCTTTGTTTTCTACTGGCTGGCCTTCGCAGTGCCGTTTTTGGTTTACGGCTCCAACACCCTTTTCTTCCTGCTCTACACCTGGCCGTTCTTCCTGGCGCTGATGCCGGTTTCGGTGCTGATTGGCATCACGCTCAGCATGCTGCTGCGTGGCCGGTTGATTTTTACGCTGTTGCTGACCGGGACCATCGTTCTGTGCCTGTTCTGGCTGGTGTTCAGCTTTTTGACCGGTTGGTGA
- a CDS encoding amino acid ABC transporter ATP-binding protein, with protein MIRVHNLQKQFGESHVLRGISCEIAANEVVCVIGPSGSGKSTFLRCINALETLSGGEILVNGFAIHSQKTDLNKMRESVGMVFQRFNLFPHMTVLENIIMAPMGVKKLSRAEAILRAEALLQKVGLLDKIDAYPNSLSGGQQQRVAIARALAMEPKIMLFDEPTSALDPELVGEVLAVMKSLAHEGMTMVVVTHEMGFAREVADRVLFIDQGIIQEEGSPQQIFSHPANPRTQAFLSKVL; from the coding sequence GTGATTCGCGTACATAATCTGCAAAAACAATTCGGCGAAAGCCACGTGCTGCGTGGTATTTCCTGCGAAATCGCAGCCAACGAAGTGGTCTGCGTCATCGGCCCGTCCGGCTCCGGTAAAAGTACCTTCCTGCGCTGTATCAACGCGCTCGAGACCCTGTCCGGCGGTGAGATCCTGGTGAACGGTTTTGCCATACACAGCCAGAAAACCGATCTCAATAAAATGCGTGAGAGCGTCGGCATGGTGTTTCAACGCTTTAACCTGTTCCCGCACATGACGGTGCTGGAAAACATCATCATGGCGCCGATGGGCGTGAAAAAGCTGTCGCGCGCAGAGGCCATACTGCGGGCAGAGGCGCTGCTGCAAAAGGTGGGCCTGCTGGACAAAATCGACGCTTATCCCAACAGCCTGTCCGGCGGTCAGCAACAGCGGGTCGCCATTGCTCGCGCGCTGGCGATGGAACCGAAAATCATGCTGTTCGACGAACCGACCTCCGCACTGGATCCCGAGCTGGTCGGCGAAGTGCTGGCGGTGATGAAGTCATTGGCGCACGAAGGCATGACGATGGTGGTGGTGACGCATGAGATGGGCTTTGCCCGTGAGGTGGCCGATCGGGTGCTGTTTATCGATCAAGGGATCATTCAGGAAGAAGGTTCGCCACAGCAGATTTTCAGCCACCCGGCCAATCCGCGCACTCAGGCTTTTCTGAGCAAAGTTTTGTAA
- the cysD gene encoding sulfate adenylyltransferase subunit CysD gives MDEKRLTHLRQLEAESIHIIREVAAEFGNPVMLYSIGKDSSVMLHLARKAFFPGTLPFPLLHVDTGWKFREMYEFRDRTAKEYGFELLIHKNPEGVAMGINPFVHGSAKHTDIMKTEGLKQALNKYGFDAAFGGARRDEEKSRAKERIYSFRDRFHRWDPKNQRPELWHNYNGQINKGESIRVFPLSNWTELDIWQYIFLEKIDIVPLYLAKPRPVVERDGMLLMVDDDRIDLQPGEVISQRMVRFRTLGCWPLTGAVDSEAETLPEIIEEMLVSTTSERQGRMIDRDQSGSMELKKRQGYF, from the coding sequence ATGGACGAAAAACGACTCACTCATTTGCGGCAATTGGAGGCGGAGAGTATCCATATCATCCGTGAAGTCGCCGCTGAATTCGGCAACCCGGTGATGCTCTACTCCATCGGTAAAGACTCTTCCGTGATGCTGCATCTGGCGCGTAAAGCCTTTTTCCCGGGTACGCTGCCGTTCCCGTTGCTGCATGTGGATACCGGTTGGAAATTCCGTGAAATGTACGAATTCCGCGATCGCACTGCGAAAGAGTACGGTTTTGAACTGCTGATCCACAAGAACCCGGAAGGCGTGGCGATGGGCATCAACCCGTTCGTTCACGGCAGCGCCAAGCATACCGATATCATGAAAACCGAAGGCCTGAAGCAGGCGCTTAACAAATACGGTTTTGATGCCGCCTTTGGCGGTGCCCGCCGTGACGAAGAGAAGTCACGCGCCAAAGAGCGTATCTATTCATTCCGTGATCGCTTCCACCGTTGGGACCCAAAAAACCAGCGCCCGGAGCTGTGGCACAATTACAACGGCCAAATCAACAAGGGCGAGAGCATTCGCGTGTTCCCGCTGTCGAACTGGACCGAGCTGGATATCTGGCAATACATTTTCCTGGAAAAAATCGACATCGTGCCGCTGTATCTGGCAAAACCGCGTCCGGTGGTAGAGCGCGACGGCATGTTGCTGATGGTGGACGACGATCGTATCGATCTGCAGCCTGGCGAAGTGATCAGCCAGCGCATGGTGCGTTTCCGCACGCTGGGCTGCTGGCCGCTGACCGGTGCGGTGGATTCCGAAGCGGAGACGCTGCCGGAGATCATCGAAGAGATGTTGGTGTCCACCACCAGTGAGCGCCAGGGACGGATGATCGACCGCGATCAGTCCGGCTCGATGGAGCTGAAAAAGCGTCAAGGGTATTTCTAA
- the ispD gene encoding 2-C-methyl-D-erythritol 4-phosphate cytidylyltransferase has translation MNHSAGTFPSVIAVLPAAGIGSRMQVDCPKQYLTIGHQTILEHAIHALLRHPRISQVIVAIGPDDQQFHQLPIAQDPRVQATIGGQQRADSVMAGLQLAGEAKWVLVHDAARPCLHADDLDRLLAITEHSDVGGILAAPVRDTMKRAEPGHGAISHTVERQDLWHALTPQLFPLALLKQCLQRALDDGATVTDEASALEHCGYHPLLVNGRSDNIKVTRPEDLALAAFYLTQLDN, from the coding sequence ATGAATCACTCCGCAGGAACCTTTCCATCGGTGATCGCCGTCCTGCCCGCTGCCGGTATTGGCAGCCGCATGCAGGTTGATTGCCCAAAGCAATATTTAACCATCGGCCACCAAACCATTCTCGAACACGCGATCCACGCGCTGCTGCGCCATCCGCGTATTTCGCAGGTGATTGTGGCGATAGGCCCCGACGATCAGCAGTTCCACCAGTTGCCGATAGCGCAGGATCCCCGCGTGCAGGCTACCATTGGCGGGCAGCAACGCGCCGACTCGGTAATGGCCGGCTTGCAGCTGGCTGGTGAGGCAAAATGGGTGCTGGTGCACGACGCGGCGCGCCCCTGTCTGCATGCCGACGATCTCGACCGCCTGTTGGCGATTACCGAACATAGCGACGTGGGGGGGATTTTGGCGGCGCCGGTGCGTGACACCATGAAGCGCGCAGAGCCTGGCCACGGGGCCATTTCTCATACGGTAGAACGTCAGGACCTGTGGCATGCGTTAACGCCGCAGCTGTTCCCACTGGCGTTGCTCAAGCAGTGCCTGCAGCGCGCGCTGGATGACGGGGCGACGGTGACCGACGAGGCGTCGGCCCTGGAGCACTGCGGCTATCATCCGCTGCTGGTCAATGGGCGTTCGGACAATATTAAGGTCACGCGGCCGGAAGATTTGGCGCTGGCGGCATTCTATTTAACTCAGTTAGACAATTAA